The sequence GTCCGGCCTCCCGCCCCCCCACCAAGTTCGAAGAAAGGGGCCGGCGCCTGGGCCACGGCGTGTGGGACGTCCTGTTTCGACGGGTTTGACGGCCCGCGCTGAAAAAGGAGGAAGCGAAATGAACGCAGACGAGCTGCGGGCGCTGCAGGCGCCCCTCAAAGACAGGTATCGGGAAGCGCCCGAGGCCGCCCTGGTCACCCTGCGGGCGGAAGGGCGGATCGGGGAAGGCATCGCCTGCAAAGTGGAGACGGGCAAGCGCCTGGTGGAGGCGGGGTTGCATCCGGCCACGGGGGGAGACGGCATGGCCGCCTGCTCGGGGGACATGCTGCTGGAAGCGCTGGTGGCCTGCGCCGGGGTGACCTTGAAGGCGGTGGCCACCGCCCTCGGGCTGGAGGTCCGGGGCGGCACGGTGACCGCCGAAGGGGATCTGGACTTCCGTGGCACCTTGGGCGTCGCCAAAGACGCCCCCGTGGGCTTTCGCGCCATCCGGCTCACCTTCGACCTGGACACCGACGCCTCGGACGAGCAGCTCGCCAAGCTCCTCCACCTGACCGAGCGCTACTGCGTGGTCTACCAGACCCTGCGCAACCCCCCGGCGACCCTGACCACCGTTTGCCGATCCTGACGCTGGGCGGTCATCTCAGCCCCTCCCCTGCCCGCCCGACCATCGACGCATCAACGACTTAGCGGCAGGGGCGATTTTTGCTAGTCCTTCCGGCGGGAACGGTTCCCGTCACCAGGGAGGACGATCGTGAAGCACACCCGAGTCATTCCATTGGCCCTTCTGGTCCTGCTCAGTTGCCCGGCCCTAGCGGAAGTGGACGGTGCGGCGGTGCTGGGCGGCGCCATCGGCGGCGGCGCCGGGGCCGCCGTGGGGTCCGCCGTGGGCGGGCGCACCGGCGCCATCGTGGGCGGCGCCGTGGGCGGGGCGGCGGGGGCGGCGATTGCCACCGACCGGCCCAAGGAGCGCACCGTGGTCCAGAAGGAGGTGATCGTGGAAAAGGAAGTGGTCTACGTGAAGCCCAAGCGCCACGACAACGGGCTGCATCTGGGTCATCGCAAGGGTAAGCATCGGGACGATTGAAGTACGGGCTCGGGCAGCGGTCTCGAAGGACCCCTGCCCGGTGAACGTCAGGGGGCGTAAAGGGGAGTAAAAGGCCGCGGCAACGCGGCCTCTTTTTTTACCCGCCGTCGCCGAAGACCGGCCCCTGCAGGGCCCACTTGGCGGCCAGGGTCTCCACCGCGTTCAGGAACTCCTCGGCCCGGGTGGGATGGTTGTAGAAGGCCCGGGCGAGGCTCGCAAGGGCGCGGGGATTGCGCAGCTCCCGGGCGATCACGTGAATGAGCTCGTCCGCCTGGCGCCCCACCACCTCCGCGCCGAGGAGCGTCCCCCGGTCCGCGTCCGCCACGAGCCGAACGAAACCCTCCGGCGCGTCCTGGGCCAGGGCCGCGGGATTCGCCTCGAAGGCGGCGAAGCCCACCGCCGGCTCCAGGTCCCGGGCCTCCGCCTCGTCCTCGTTGAGCCCCACCCGTCCCAATTCCAGGGCCGAGTAGACGAGCGTCGGCACCGCCTCCGCGTCCCGCCGCCGGGAGCCGGGCGCCAGGATATTGGCCACCGCCACGCTGGCCTCCGCCAGGGCGTGGTTGGAGGTCATGGCGGGGTTGGCCACGTCGCCGATGGCGAAGATATGGGGAACGCTCGTGCGCTGGGCCTCGTCCACCACCACGAACCCGGCAGCGTCGGTCTTCACGCCCAGCGTCTCAAGCCCCAGCCCGGCGGTGCAAGGAATACGCCCGCTGCCGAGGAGCACCCAGTCGACCCGCTCCTCGGACCCGTCGGGAAGGATGAGCACCACGCCTTCCGCCGTGATCCGGGCCCCCCGCACCCGGGAGCGGGTGCGGGGGGCGACGCCGAAACCAACGAGGCGCTCCCGCAGCAGCTTCAAGGCCGGCCTGCTGAAGCCGGCGCGGGAGAGGGGCTCGGCATGGGTGAGCCACAGGACTTCGCAGCCCAGCATGGCGAGGATGAAGGCCATCTCGGTGCCCACCACGCCGCTTCCCACTACCGCCACCCGCCGCCCTGGCGGCGGCGGGAAATCGAACAGGTCGTCGGTGGTGAGGATGCGGCCTTCGGTTCTGGGCAAGGTGTCGGGAACGAAGGGCACGGAGCCGGTGGCGAGGATCAGGTGGTCCGCGGTGAACGCTTCGCCGCCCACCGCCACGGTGTGGGCATCCCGCAGGCGGGCTTCTCCCGTGAATGCCCGGATGCCCAGGCGCTTCATGTAATCCACGTAGCTCTCCCGCACCTCCGCCACCACGCGGCGCTGGTGCTCCCAGGCCCCGGCGAGATCCGCCCGCAGCCGGCCGTCCACGCCTCGGTCCGCGAACCGGGCGCTTTCCGCCATCAGCATCGCCGTGTGATGCCAGGCCTTCTTGGGCACGCAGCCCCGATTGAGGCAGGTGCCGCCCCACTGCCCCTTCTCCACGATGGCGACGGTGAGCCCCCGCAGGGCGGCCAGCACCGCGGCCCGGTAGCCCCCGGGCCCCGAGCCGATCACCGCCAGGTCGAAATTCCCCATGCAGGCCTCAGGTGAGGAAGAGGGTCGCCAGTCCCAGGAAAATGAAGAACCCGCCGCTGTCGGTGATGGCGGTGATCATCACGCTGGAACCCGCGGCCGGGTCGGCCCCGAGCCGATAGCGGACGAGGGGGATCGTCACTCCCATTACCGCCGCGAGCAACAGGTTTAGGATCATGGCGGCCATCATCACCAGCCCCAGGGGCACGCTCTGGTAGATGGCGTAGGCGAACAGCCCCACCACCGCCCCCCAGACGACGCCGTTCACCAGGGCGACGGCGATCTCCTTGAGAAACAACTTCCTGGCGTTCTCCCGGGTGATCTGCCCCAGGGCCAGGGCCCGCACGATCATGGTGATGGTCTGGTTGCCTGAATTGCCTCCGATGCCGGCGACGATGGGCATCAGGGCCGCCAGGGCGGTCAACTGGGCGATGGTGCCTTCGAAGATGCCGATCACCCGGGAGGCGATGAAGGCGGTCACCAGGTTGATGGCGAGCCAGGCCCAGCGGTTCTTCACGCTCTTGATCACCGGGGCGAAGAGGTCCTCCTCCTCTTCCAGGCCCCCGAGCCCCAGGACCTCGGCTTCGGACTTCTCCCGGATGTAGTCCACCACCGCGTCCACCGTGATCCGTCCCACGATCTTGTTGTCGGCGGAGACCACCGGCGCGCTCACCAGGTCGTAGCGCTCGAAGGCGTTGGCCGCGTCCCGCGCCTTGTCCTCCGGCCGGAAGGTGACGATGTCCTGCTCCATCACCTCCTTGACCACGGTCTCCGGGTCATGGAGCAGCAACCGCTGGATGGGCAGCACCCCCCTCAGGGTGCCGGTGCGGTCCACCACGAACAGCTTGTCGGTCTGATCGGGAAACTCGTCCAGCCGGCGCAGGTAGCGCAGCACCACCTCCAGGGTCACGTCCTCCCGCACGGTGATGATGTCGAAGTCCATGAGCGCCCCGACGCTGTCCTCGGGATAGGACAGGGCCGACTGCAGCCGCGCCCGCTCCTCGGCCGGCAGCGACAGCATCACCTCCTCGATCACCTGGGGCGGGAGGTCCGGGGCCAGGTCCGCCAG is a genomic window of Burkholderiales bacterium containing:
- a CDS encoding peroxiredoxin, which encodes MNADELRALQAPLKDRYREAPEAALVTLRAEGRIGEGIACKVETGKRLVEAGLHPATGGDGMAACSGDMLLEALVACAGVTLKAVATALGLEVRGGTVTAEGDLDFRGTLGVAKDAPVGFRAIRLTFDLDTDASDEQLAKLLHLTERYCVVYQTLRNPPATLTTVCRS
- the lpdA gene encoding dihydrolipoyl dehydrogenase; amino-acid sequence: MGNFDLAVIGSGPGGYRAAVLAALRGLTVAIVEKGQWGGTCLNRGCVPKKAWHHTAMLMAESARFADRGVDGRLRADLAGAWEHQRRVVAEVRESYVDYMKRLGIRAFTGEARLRDAHTVAVGGEAFTADHLILATGSVPFVPDTLPRTEGRILTTDDLFDFPPPPGRRVAVVGSGVVGTEMAFILAMLGCEVLWLTHAEPLSRAGFSRPALKLLRERLVGFGVAPRTRSRVRGARITAEGVVLILPDGSEERVDWVLLGSGRIPCTAGLGLETLGVKTDAAGFVVVDEAQRTSVPHIFAIGDVANPAMTSNHALAEASVAVANILAPGSRRRDAEAVPTLVYSALELGRVGLNEDEAEARDLEPAVGFAAFEANPAALAQDAPEGFVRLVADADRGTLLGAEVVGRQADELIHVIARELRNPRALASLARAFYNHPTRAEEFLNAVETLAAKWALQGPVFGDGG
- a CDS encoding magnesium transporter MgtE, producing MSEVEETRRASEAPQSDLQEVIDLLHKHELVESMVHRQEMPRHELVEQLVHKQHLTELQKKLDAMHPADVARLLEVLPLEQRLLVWDLVKAERDGEILLEVSDAVRESLIQNMDEAELRAAAQTLDTDELADLAPDLPPQVIEEVMLSLPAEERARLQSALSYPEDSVGALMDFDIITVREDVTLEVVLRYLRRLDEFPDQTDKLFVVDRTGTLRGVLPIQRLLLHDPETVVKEVMEQDIVTFRPEDKARDAANAFERYDLVSAPVVSADNKIVGRITVDAVVDYIREKSEAEVLGLGGLEEEEDLFAPVIKSVKNRWAWLAINLVTAFIASRVIGIFEGTIAQLTALAALMPIVAGIGGNSGNQTITMIVRALALGQITRENARKLFLKEIAVALVNGVVWGAVVGLFAYAIYQSVPLGLVMMAAMILNLLLAAVMGVTIPLVRYRLGADPAAGSSVMITAITDSGGFFIFLGLATLFLT